In Acidisarcina polymorpha, the DNA window GAACTTGCGAGCCGCCCGGCGCCGCTTCCAGCGGTAATACTCATTGCGAAGACTAAAGATTCGTTCGCTGGTCGCGAAGCTGATGCTTCGGCTGCTTGACCGCCGGGCATAAAAGAACCCCAGGAGTCCGCCGCTCAGGTAAACCACCAGGGGCAGGATGCTTCCCCCACCAAATAATCCGGCAATCGCGACCAACGCGTAAATGATGACCAGGTACTTCGCCTTAATACCGATCGGTAGCGGGAAGAGGAAGAACTGTTGTTCTCCGAACAAGACCGCGAACGCGGCCAGCATGCCAAAGATGCCAGCCTGGGCGCCAGCAGCCATATCGATCGGCACCAGCCTTGGAATGTGCGCAAAGCTTAGAAGCGTCGCCAGCAGCGCTCCACCCACCACCGCTACAAAGTAGATCTCCGTCACCCAGCGGCTCCCTTTGGCCTCCTCCAGGTAGGAGCCGATGAACCACAGCGAGAGCAGGTTGAACAACACTTCAAGGATTCCATGGTGAATGAAGCTATAAGTAACCAGCTGCCAAACCTGCCCATGGACCACATCGCTGGGGGTCAGAGACAGCAGGACAGAGAGGAATCCGGCTGCTGAACGATTCACCGCTCCCAGCAGCAGCAGCACAAAGAAGACGGCCAGGTTGGCCAGCACCAGACGCTTGATAAAGCCGCGGAAGGGGGGGAAGGCGAGCGTATTGGAGCCGATGCGTGCCATAAATATCGTCTCCTATTGTCTCAGGTTTTTCTCGCCGCACCTCTCATCCGCCGCACCTCTGATCCATAGCCAGACAAATCGCTGCGGCGTCGGCCGCTATCTTTCCGGCACTGGGGTCACTGCGATGCTCCTGTGCCCGGCTGGGTCGAGAGCACGGACGCCAAAGATCACGTTGTCCTTGGAGACGGGCAAAGTCACTGCAAGGATTCCGGCCGATTGCGGGGCGACTTCCAGGCTTCGCTGCCATAGGGGAGCGGAGGTCTCTCGCCAAACCACCTCGTAGGCCGTGTTTGCTGGAGCGCCCAGGCCTGCAGCCCAGTGGAGCGTCGTATTGTTGTCTAGATTCTTCGTGACGATCGTGACATTTTGAGGAGGAGCCGGTGCGGAGGCTAGTGTCGCCAGCGTTGCCGCGTTCAGCCGCGCCACATTCGCGACATAGGAATAATCGACAAACTTGAGCAGATCGCCGTATTCGACACCCTTTTCAGTACGGACGTCCTGGTGCTGGTGGTTATAGTCCTCCCGCCACTCGGTGAAGCGGACGGCCGCAAAACCCTCCTGATTGAAGGAAGTATGATCGCCGCCACGAAGATAACGGTCCCGACGGAAGATCAGTACCGGATGGAAGGCTTGGAGGGCCGATGCGCCGCTTTGTGCGCGACTGCCATCCTTCGATGGCGTTGCGAAGTAACTGCGACTTACTTCAACTACACTTCTTGCCAGCTCCCGGGAAGGCGAGTCACTCTCCGCCCCCAGGCCCATGATCCGCTTGATCTCCGCTGGTGTCGCCGTTGCTGGAATACCTTCGGAAAAGACCCGTACCGCCGACTTGTCCTGCAAGGTCTCACCGGGAGTCGTGTTTCCTCCGACGATATCGTTGTTGAGCACGCCCTCCAGCTGCCACCCCTCGCTTTTAGCAAACTCCGCCAGGTGCAGGCTGCCGTTAAGCCCCTGCTCCTCCCCAGCCACGGCCACGAAGACCAGGGTGGCCGGGAGCTTCAAACCCTTCGCTCGCATGTTTGCCAATACGCGCGCACACTCGAGGCTCACGGCGACGCCGCTAGCGTCATCGTTCGCCCCCGGCGCCTCGGCCTCGGTCTCCATCGGACCAGTGTTCCGCGAATCATAATGCCCCGTCACTAACACCATCCGTGCGGCCTGGGACGGATCACTTCCCCGCAAGATCGCGTAGACGTTGGTGATGGTTGTCGGCTTGGGAATTCGCCCTTGTGGTGGTGGCTCCGGTTGCTGCGTGAAGCTGTCCCGCTTCACTTCCAGGCAGCCTCCGCAAGCGACGGAATAACGTTGAAACTCCGCGGCGATCCAATCCGCAGCGGCGGTAACACCTTGCCCGGAAGCCAAATTCGTATCCATGCTCGACAAAGTGTTCCGGTTGTGAAAACTCACCAGCTTTTCAATCGATTGCCTTATCTGAGTTGGCGAGATCTCCTTCAAAGCCTGTCGAATCGCCGGATCGCCGGGAGCGGCCACAATCGGTTGACCGCTGGCATCCATATTGCCGGAGTTGTCTTCAGAGAAAACAGGCAATGTGCAGTTCGCCCAGCACGTTAAGATTAATAGGAAAACTCTGCAGTAAAAGCGTCCGAAACTTGAACGATTTCTCATCCTTGGTTTTAGAGATAACGAGCATCCGGACATCCGCAAACTCCTCGATTGAGCAACTTAATCGAATAGCAAAGGTCTCAACGTGTGTGCTTGACGCGAGCGAGCCCTATTCCCTTGAACACTGTAGGTTATTGGGAAGGAAACATGCATCGTCTCGGCTGCGTCATCATCAGTGTAATACCCGCGGCGTCCGAGCTTTCCTATGGATTGCTTTGTGAGTTGCGCATTCCGCGGTGATGAACTGTATGGAATCTTCGGATGGCCATAACCATGAAAGTCAGTCAGAATACTCCAAGGATTGGAGAGGTCTAATGGCAATTTGCTCTGAATGTGACAGCGTTCTCGACTTCGACGTCGAAGAGGTCGACGAAGGCGACGTGATTGTCTGTGACGAATGCGGTGCAGAGTATGAGGTCGTCGGCACCGACCCGCTCGAGTTGAGTAAAGTCGACAACGAAGGCTATGAAAGCGATGATGCCGTGGTCGTCGATGAGGAAGAGGAATGAGCATCGCCCATCACCGAAAAAGTAATCGCTCTTATTGCTTCGGACTACTCACTTTTTTCTTTTTCACACTCACAGTTGCTTGCCTGTCAACTCCTGCCCAGGCGCAGGCCAGCCAAAAGGTGGTTCAGGGTAAGGTTGTCGGATCGAATGATGAGGTTCAACCGGGGGCGATCGTCTATCTGAAAAACAGCAAGACCAACGATATCAAGAGCTTCATCTCAACCCAGGACGGCAGCTACCGTTTCGGTCAGCTTTCCCCCGATGTTGACTACGAAGTGTGGGCTGAGTACCAGGGAAAAAAGAGCTCCACCAAGACTGTGAGCTCCTTTGACTCGAAGAAACTGTTGATCTACTCGCTTAAGCTTGGGGGGTGAAGTACCCTGCACCCAGTCAGCAGCTTGTTAACGCAAAATGAAAACGCCACCTTCGCGGTGGCGTTTTCATTTCTTATGCTCGGTTACAAGTTCTAGCCACGCTTCCAGTTCATCAAGTCACCCAGAGTCGTAGTCGAACTAGAGACCGGAGCCTTGTAAGACTCCACCTCAGCCCGGCTGGCCTCTTCGCCAACTGCGCGGATGCTCAAACCGACCTTCTTCTCATCCTGATTCATCTTGATGATCTTGAAGTCGTGCTCTTGGCCGGCCTCGAGCTTGATTGAGTTGCCGTTGCCATCGGCGGCCTCGGAGACATGGCAAAGTCCTTCAACCCCTTCAGCGATCTCGACAAAAGCGCCGAACTGCGCCGTCCGAAGTACTTTGCCCTTGACGACATCGCCTACGCGATGCTGCGCAAAGAAAGTCTCCCAGACGTCCGGCTGGAGTTGCTTGATACCCAGCGAAAGCCGACGATTTTCCGGCTCGACGCCCAGCACCACGGCCCGCAGTTTCTCGCCCTTCTTCAGGATCTCGGAAGGGTGCTTCACCCGCTTGGTCCAGCTTAGGTTGCTGACGTGAACCAGGCCGTCAATGCCGTCTTCAATCTCGATGAAAGCGCCAAAGTCGGTCAGGTTTCTCACCCGGCCCTCGACAATCGTGCCGGCAGGATACCGTCCCGACAGATTCTCCCAGGGGTTCTCGAGCAACTGTTTCATGCCCAGCGAGATTCGACGGTCGGTTGAATTGACACTGATGACAACGGTTTCGACCTCATCGCCCGGCTTGACTAATTTCGACGGATGCTTCATCCGCTTGGACCAGGTCATCTCGGAGACGTGGACCAGGCCTTCAATCCCCTGCTCCAATTCGATGAACGATCCATAGTCGGTAACGCTCAGTACCCGTCCGCGAACTCGAGCCCCGACGGGGTACCGCTCGACGGCGTCCAGCCACGGATCCGGTGTCAGCTGCTTGAAGCCCAGTGAAACCCGCTGCTTGTCCTTGTCGAACTTGAGCACCTTGACCTGGATCTCATCGCCGACGTTGACTAGATCCCGTGGATGCGTCAAACGTCCCCAGGACATGTCGGTGATGTGCAGCAATCCGTCAATCCCGCCCAGATCGACAAAAGCGCCGTAATCAGTCAGATTTTTCACCGTGCCGGTGAGAATGGTGCCCTCTTCAAGGTGCTCCAGCGTCTCATTCCGCTTGGCGGTCTGCTTCTCCTCAAGAATTTCCTTGCGGGAGACAACCACATTGCCACGCTTTTTGTTCAGCTTGATGACCCGGACTTCAATCGGCTGACCGATGTATGTATCCAGGTTGCGAACCGGCCGAACCTCGAGTTGCGAACCAGGCAGAAATGCCTTGATCCCGATATCGACGGTCAGTCCGCCCTTAACCCGGCCGAGAACGATGCCTGTGACCGGCGTCTTGTCCGTCGCCGCCTTTTCGATGACGTCCCAGACCCTATGCCGCTGCGCCTTTTCGTAGCTCAGCAGGTATCCGCCCTCTTGCTCCTCGCGCTCGACAACGACTTCAACGGTGTCGCCGGGCTTTAGCTTAGGCTGGCCGGTATGGTCAATGACCTGCTCGATCGGGATCAGTCCTTCGGACTTCAATCCGACATCAACGACCACGTGCTTGTCGGTCAGCTTGATAACTGTACCGGTCACGATATTGTCGTCAAAGGCCAAGGTGGCAGCCTCAGCGGCCTGCTCACGGTCGAATGACTCTAGAGCAGCGGCGAAATCCTCCATCGACATGTCCGAATCAGAATCATCGGCAGCAGACGCGGAGGAATTTTCGCTTGCGACGGCTTCTGCCGCAGGCACGGCGGTTGCGAGCGCCGGGGCTTGCACTAACCGGCTATCGGCGACAGCATGAAGCGAGTCCAAGGCCGCAATTTCTTGGGAATCGGCTTCGGGGTTGGGGGCGAATTCGTGGGACGGCTCTGCTTGCTCCGTCGCTGCATCAAGGGTTAGGGTTTCCATTTCAGTGCTCAGGGGTGTGCTCTCGGTTTGTTCAGGATTTAGGACGTCTGCCATTGGGTGCCAGCTCCGGGATCGATCGGTCGGCGGTCCCGTTTTCCGCCCTGCAGATTAGCGAGCCGCTATGCTCGTTTAAGCATGGCTCAGTTCCTGCAGATTTACTTCGCGTATCGTTGTGAATTTTTTGCAACAATCGCAAGAGCGCCGGGACTACTGCCGAATTTTTGTCGCTGACGGATCGGACGTTCAAGAGGGGGGAAGGAGTGAGTGGCCAGGGTTAAGTGGCCCGGCTCTACTTCGTCTCCGATCGGGAGCATCCGGCAGGCAGGGAACAAGATTGCGGCGTTTGCAGGTCACGCAAAAAATCCCGAACGCAGACCTACTCAGTAACTATAGCAATCGGGCCGAATGAGTGTCAATGCAGGTACCCACAAAGAGCCGCAAAGCCAGCCGATTCGCGGCTCCTAGCGTTTGAACCATCCTACGGCCAAACATAACGGTCTGGGCATCGTATAAGTTTGATCGTTGTCGAGAAGGTAATCCAAAGAGGTTGCTAGAATGAATCGCCGTCACTTTTCGTCTATCCTGGGCGCGCTTGGGCTGCTCCCAATTCGGTCCATACTGGCGGAAGGCGGGTCAGCCGGGAAAAGGCCATCCTCTCCTGAACAACTTCATCTCACCCGTAACGGCTGGATGCCCAACAACGACAGACTTCCTGTGCTGCTTTATCGATCTGCCTTCCGCATTTCGTCCGGAAAGGATGCCGCTGCGTTCTTCGAGCAGATTTTCACCAAGAATGGATGGCCGCCACAATGGCGGAACGGTGTCTACGACTTTCATCACTACCACTCTACCGCTCACGAAGTGCTCGGCTTCGTCGCAGGCCACGCTCAGTTGATGCTGGGAGGAGAAAATGGCCTTGAGATCTCGGTAGAGGCAGGCGATGTAGCTGTGCTGCCCACCGGAACCGGTCACTGCAAAATCAGCGCCAGCCCGGATTTCCTGGTGGTTGGAGCTTACCCGCCCGATCAGTCGTGGGACATCTGCCGAGCTGCTCCATCGGCAATCGCCGTCGATCGAATGAGCCGTCTCCCGTTTCCAAACTCCGATCCGGTCGAGGGCGCGCGTGGCCCTTTAATTCACCTTTGGCGGAGCGTGTAGCCACCCTCAATCTCGCCTATACTCACGCATATGGATCATCTCTGGACCCCGTGGCGCTATGCCTACGTGAGCGCCGCCGACGGCGCAGAGCGGCAGGGTGTCCCGCACGAACTGGCTGCCTGGCCGGGCGATCATCATTGCGTGTTCTGCAACATGATCGCGGCAGTAGACTATGCCGAACTGCACGGAATGCCCATTGCAGAAGCGGAGCGCGCAGCTGGCATTGTGCATCGCGCCGGTCACACCTTCCTGTGTCTCAACGCGTATCCATACGCGAGCGGCCATGTGATGATTGTCCCTTATCTGCATGGGAGCTCTCTCGCTGCTCTCGACCGCCTCATCAGCCATGAAATGATGGACCTTGCGCAGCAGACGGAGCGCCTCTTCGCCGACCTTTATTCGCCGCATGGGATGAACTTCGGTCTGAACCTCGGCAAGGCGGCCGGGGCTGGCGTTGCCGGACATCTCCACCTCCACGCCTTGCCTCGCTGGGATGGCGATACCAACTTCATGACCACCACCGCGGAGACGCGAGTCCTGCCTGAGGCGCTGACCATCACCTGGGAAAGAATGCGCAAGGCATTTCTTGAACCGTCCGTTCAAAAGTGTTGATCGCCACCCTTTTGGATCCGCGACTGAATGCGCATCCAATGAATCAAAACTCTGTAGGAATATTTCGAGAGAAGTTCAGCGAGGGCAACATGCCGGGAAGAGCGACAGTTAAGTCTACAGCGAAGCCGCAATCCACACCCGCGGCCAATACTCCACCCAAAGTGAAGGCGAAATCCACTCCGGCCTCTAACCGGCCCGAAGCAGGAGCGAAAGAAGATGAGCACGCAACAAAAGTTGATGCGCCGACGGCCGTCCAACCGGTCGAGCCAGAGGACGCTTACCTTACCGGCGTAAGCCGTTCTTTGCAGCGCCGACTCTTAGGACTCAACGTGCAGGGGTCGCAAGGACAAGCCAAGCCCCACCCTGAGGCAACATCGGCCGGCTTGCACTCTACCGGATCGTTCGCCGATGAGAAGCCGGCGGCGAAGACCAAAAAGAAGTAGTTTGGCTTTGTCCCTGTTGGTCTTAGGGCCGCAATAAGCGGGAGGATTCTGACGGAGTTACGTCCCAGTCCTCTGCTCGTAGTGGGCGGGTGTCGAGTGCCAGCGATCCGATGCTCTCAAGCTCAGCGGTCTGCGCCTCGATGCCTAATTCCCTGAGTTTCCGCGCCTGCGCAAAAACTCCGCCGCGGCCTTCGACTACATTGACCAGGCTATCGAAGGCCTTCCCTGCCTTGCGGATCCCGTTACCCACTTCAACAAGATATTCGTGGGTCTTACTTAATTTTTTGTAAAGGTTCAGTCCGGCTTCTTGAATACGCACGGCGTTGTCCGTGATCTCGCTCTGCTGCCACCCGATCGCGACGGCCCGAAGCAGCGCAATCAGCGTAGTTGGAGTCGATAGGACTACATTGGCTCTGGTCCCGTATTCGATCAGGCCGGGATCGCCCTCCAGCGCGGCGCTGAAGAGGGCCTCGCTGGGCAGGAAACACACGATGAAATCGGCCGAACCGCTAAAGCGTTCGAAGTATCTCTTCTTCTGCAAGTCTTCGATATGGCGCTTGACCTGGGCCGCGTGCTGCCGAAGTTTTTCCCGGCGGCTGTCGGCGTCAGGGGCCGCGAGCGACTCGAGAAAGGCCACCCAGGGCGTCTTGGCATCGATGACGATGCAGCGTTTGTTGGGCAGGTTGATCACTACGTCCGGGCGCACCGATCTGTCGGCTTCCCCTTCGCCAGCAAGATGCACCTGCTGTTCGAAGGTGCAATGCTCCACCATGCCTGCGAACTCGATGCAGTTCTTAAGCTGCTGTTCTCCCCAGTTGCCCCGGGTATTCGGCGCCCGCAGCGCCTGGACCAGATTGCCCGTCTCTTTGCGCAGATCGCTATGGCTGCTCTGGATGCCTTCTACAAGCGTCTTGACTGCAGCGTAGGCTCCCTCTCGCTTGACTTCGAGATCCTGGGTCTCTTTCGCCAGCGCCTCGAGCGTCTTCCGCACCGGTTCGAGCAGATTTGCGATGGCCGTCTCTTTCTCTTCGAGTTTTCCCTTGGCCTCCACCTGCTGGGCGCCAAGCTGTTCCTTCGCGAGCAGCAGAAAATCCCTGCTGGTGTGGCTTAATACGTCGCTGGCGAGCCCCTTGAAGCTGGCGTGTAAGGCCTCCTGGGCGTGTGCCAACGAACCCTTTTCCGCAATCAGCCGCTCCTCCAGCTTGGCAATTTCTATCTGGGACTCACGAAATTTCTCCTGCAGCAATTTCCCGTCTTCGGCGAGTAGTGCGAGTGAAGCTTGTTGAGAGGCGATCCGCCCTCGTTGGCTCAACCAGCCCAGCACGTAACCGGCAACAATCGAAAGCAAGAAACCAAGAAGCAGGACCGGCAGGGAAACGAGCATACTCCTATCCTTCCACCGTCTTGGCATCAACGCCAGCGCAGCCGGAGGAAAACTCCGCTGGTTTGTCCCCTGGTTGGCTTTACACTACCTTTCGTGCTCAGTAGACTTGGAGTTTCGGGGTTCGCTCCTCGAGGCAGCATGGTGTCACGAGCAAGACAATCGGGTCCTGCTCCGCCGTCGAGATAAACCTCGCCAGCCGGCATCTCGTACACTTAAGGCATCCGCTTTTCGGTGATTGCAGTTCTTATAATTTGACAGGAGAAGACATGGCAGCAGCAGTGGAAGAAAAGGTTAAACAGATCATTGTCGAGCAGCTTCAGGTGGATGAAGCGGAAGTGACCCCCAGCGCGTCGTTCCAGGAAGATCTCGGCGCAGATTCGCTCGATGTCGTTGAACTAGTCATGCAGTTCGAGGAAGCCTTTGATCTCGAGATTCCCGATGAAGATGCTGAAAAAATCAAGACGGTGAAAGACGCGACTGACTACATCGAGAAGAATGCGAAGGGCGGTAAGTAGCTTTGTCAAGGAGGGTAGTTGTAACCGGTATTGGGCTGATCTGCGGAGTTGGCAACACCACCCCCGAAGTCTGGACCAATCTGCTAGCTGGCAAAAGTGGTATGGCTACAATTACTGCTTTCGACACCACCGATTTTCCGGTCACCTTCGCCGCCGAAGTAAAGAACTTTGACCCTCTCAAGTTCATAGAAAAGAAGGAATCGCGCAAAATGGGCCGGTTCATCCATTTTGCCTTAGCCGCGACCGCCGAGGCGATGGAATCATCCGCGCTGAAGGTCACACCGGAGAACGAGGAGCGGGTCGGTGTCCACATCGGCTCCGGGATCGGCGGATTCGACGTCATCGAGCGTGAGCACAGCAACATGCTGCGAGGCGGCCCCCGCAAAATTTCGCCGTTTTTCATCCCCGCCGCGATCATCAACCTCGCAGCCGGCAATGTCAGTATTCGCTATGGGGCCAAGGGGCCGAACGAGGCTACGGCCACCGCTTGCACCACCAGCGCGCATGCGATCGGGGATGCTTACCGGCTAATTCAGCGGGGAGACGCCGATGCCATGATCGCCGGGGGCGCCGAAGCAGCGATCACGCCGATGGGCGTTGGCGGGTTTGCCGCCATGCGCGCACTCTCAACCAGAAACGAGGACCCCGAGCACGCCTGCCGTCCGTTTGACAAAGACCGCGATGGCTTCGTGTGCGGTGAGGGCGCGGGCATTCTCATCCTTGAAGAGCTTGGATTCGCCCAGGCCCGAGGCGCAAAAATATTGGCCGAGGTGATCGGGTACGGGATGAGCGCCGATGCTTTTCACATCACCGGAATGCCTCCTGAAGGCGAAGGCTGTTTTCGCGCTATGCGCAACGCCATCAAGAGCGCCGGTATCGAGCCTGAACAGATCCAGTACGTTAACGCTCACGCCACCTCAACTCCATTGGGCGATGCACTCGAGACCGCCGCGTTGCGCAAGCTTTTTGGCGAACACGCCACGAGCCATAAGCTGCTCGTCAGCTCCACCAAGTCGATGACCGGCCACCTGCTGGGCGGAGCCGGAGGTCTGGAAGCAGGCATCGTCATCCAGGCACTGCTGAACCAGGTTGTGCCCCCGACCGCGAACCTGGTCGACCCTGACCCGGATTGCGATCTGAATTATGTTCCGAACAAGCCGCAGCAGGCCGAGGTCGAGATCGCGCTCTCGAACTCGTTTGGCTTTGGCGGCACAAACGGATCGCTCGTCTTTAGACGCTGGAGCGAATAAAGCACGTCTAAAGCGTTCGCGAACCGATAGAGCCCTGGCGGAGACCGATGCAGCGGTTTCGCCGGTTTGCCCGTCTTCCTCACTCGGTCATCCCTGAAACGCAGCGAAGCCGACGCTGACCATCGTAAGCAATATCCACCAGCCGACAACTGCCACTGCCGCCGATCCTCGCTTCACCTTGGCCACGATTGAAGAGCCGATGATCAAGAGAACAACCGTCCAGATGGTGAAGACATCGAGCGAACTGCCAAGCGAGAGCAGCCATTTCGGACTGTCGGTCGGCAAGTAGTAGCCGAGGTTGGTTCCCACCGGATTCTGCAACTGAAAAGACTCGCCACTGAGACCGGCATAAAGAACGATGATGCTGAGGACGGACTTGATCGACCCCGGCAACCCTGCATAGACGAAGACCGCAAAGATCTGACGGTATTTTGCCTGTCCGCCGAAGCCGAAGTTTAACGTCCCCAGCAGAACAGCACTTGCCAATACCCAATAGAAGAGGACGAAGACAGGAAACGCATACGAAATGTATCGATAGCTTGCCACCATTCTGCTGCGGACAACGGGGCGCTGCTCGACTGGGGCGTTGTTAATCTGGTCGGCTTGCGATGTGTTGGTCTTCAAGGCGTTTTCGAGCACCTGGTCCCAACCCACCCGCTTTTCGACGGCAAAGACGAAACCGTAACCGATGACAAGCATGATCAGGAATGGAAACCACCAACTCTGGTCCCTCAAGATGTCCGTAAAGGTCTTAGTGGGAGCGATGAAGGTATCGATAACCCTGTCTCCCTGGCTGAGGGGACGAGTGCTTAATCCTTCCCCTGCAGCTGCGGTTGCTGGAGTGCCGATTTCAGTCATAAGTCTCCTGGGAATCAGTCGCACAAACGGATTTGCTTCGCTCGACGCATGTGGTCATGGCGGCCGCCGCATCTTTGGCGCGATTGTACCCCGGAACCGGCCTGGCAAATCGGAATTCTTTTCGTGTCTATGAAGCTGAGGCAACCATCATGTCCAGGCGTCGTGCCTCAGGGTTGACAGCCTGACAGCCGCTGCACCCTCTCGCCTGCCGCCTCGAGCCTCGTCCGTTGTCAACTCGCAATATCGTTTGTTTCCAGTTGAGAGGTTGTGCTTGGCTACGGTTCATTCGATTTGCCAAGTCACTGTTCATTGGCGCTCAACTTGTTCATTGGCGCTCAACCTTGATCGAAGACAAACATCAGATTCCAGTTCCGGCCGAGTGAGCATCGGCTCGCTAGGCGCGTTACCATTGGAAAGGAGATGAGTCGGAAGGAAATGAGCGGGAAGGAATGAGTGGGAAGCAAGTAAGTCATCCGCAGCAACTTGTATCTTCGAAGCGCCCGCGAGCCGTCGTTTGCCTTTCAGGAGGCATGGACTCAGCCGTCTGCGCAGCTCTTGCCGCCCGTGAATCTGAGGCTTTTGGCCTTCACTTCAGCTACGGTCAACGCACGGAGCGGCGGGAGCTTGAGAGTGCCCGGAATGTCGCGAAGTCTCTGGGCTTTGCCGAATTTCTACCCCTGAAGATCGACATTTTCCGGCAGATCGGCGGATCCGCCCTCACTGACTCTTCGATCGATGTGCCGGCTGCCCCGGAGGCGGAACCGATCGGGGAATCCATTCCGGTGACCTATGTGCCATTCCGGAACGCTCATTTTCTATCCGCGGCAGTCAGTTGGGCTGAGGTGCTGGGCGCAAAAAAGGTCTTCATCGGGGCGGTCGAGCAGGATAGCTCCGGCTATCCCGATTGCCGGCCAGCGTACTATGAGGCGTTCCAGCAACTGATTCGCACCGGAACTCGCGACGCGGACATCGAAGTGCTCACGCCACTCATCCATATGCGGAAGAGTGAGATCGTTCTGCTTGGCCTTGAATTGTCCGCGCCGCTCCATTTAACGTGGTCATGCTATTCAGGCGAAGAAGAAGCCTGTGGCGTATGCGATAGCTGTGCGTTGCGATTACGAGGATTCGCACAGGCAGGGGTCGAAGACCAGATTCCCTACCGCGGCCGCCGAATGGCTGGAGCGTTTTCGCAATCGGTGTAGGTCGAAGAAACCCGCTGACCTTTTCCTGAAGAAAGGGCCAGTTTGGCTTTCGCAAGAAGCCACAGATTTGTGAACGTGCTTTAGCGAGCCGATGCTAGGCTGCCCGAGCTGACTAAAAAGATTCGAAGGAGAAAAAAATGCGCAGATTTAAATTGTCACTGGTAGCCGCCCTGTTGGCTCCCCTGCTTGTCGCAGTTCCAGCCTTTGTCAAGCAAGCGGCCGCCCAAGCCGCGGCCCCGGCGGCAACCGGCAGTATTCACGGTCACGCTCAGGATCCGGTTGGCATCGCGATGCCCGACGGCATTATTACCCTCTCTACGGACGGCGGCAAGACCGCCAAATACACCTTCAATACCGATCCGAATGGCGACTACAAGGGGACGGGAATCGCTCCCGGCACCTACACGGTCTCGCTTAGAAAGCCGGACACGGCGCCCGACAAAGTCGTTGATCAGTTTCCCGAAGTGAAGATCGCCGCTGGCGCCGATACGCTGCAGGACTTCGACCTCACGCGCGCCGACTATGTAGCCAAGATGACGCCGGAGCAGAGAAAGCAAGCTGAGGATCTGCGGGCAAAGAATGCCGCTGCACTCAAGGAAAATTCGGTCATTAAAAACCTGAATGCGAACCTGGTGAAGGCCCGCGACGATAACAAGAACAAGAACTATGCCGAGGCCGAATCCCTGATGACCCAGGCCACCCAGGCCAAGCCCGATGCCGCGGTATTGTGGCTCGAGTTGGGAATGGCGCAATCCGGGCTCAAGAAGTACGACGATGCTGCAACTTCGCTCAAGAAGGCGATTGACATAGATGCCGCCTCCAAGAAACCGAATCCGGAGATACAGGGAGCGGCCGGCAACGCCCTAGGCGAAGTCCTTGCCAATCAGAAAAAGGTGGATGACGCCCAGGCTGCCTATGAAGCCGCAGCCAAGATCAACCCGACGCAAGCCGGCATGTATTACCAGAATGAGACGATCGTGATGTCCCGCACCGGCAACGTCGAAGCGACGGTAACCGCCGCGGAC includes these proteins:
- a CDS encoding carboxypeptidase-like regulatory domain-containing protein; the protein is MSIAHHRKSNRSYCFGLLTFFFFTLTVACLSTPAQAQASQKVVQGKVVGSNDEVQPGAIVYLKNSKTNDIKSFISTQDGSYRFGQLSPDVDYEVWAEYQGKKSSTKTVSSFDSKKLLIYSLKLGG
- a CDS encoding 30S ribosomal protein S1; this encodes MADVLNPEQTESTPLSTEMETLTLDAATEQAEPSHEFAPNPEADSQEIAALDSLHAVADSRLVQAPALATAVPAAEAVASENSSASAADDSDSDMSMEDFAAALESFDREQAAEAATLAFDDNIVTGTVIKLTDKHVVVDVGLKSEGLIPIEQVIDHTGQPKLKPGDTVEVVVEREEQEGGYLLSYEKAQRHRVWDVIEKAATDKTPVTGIVLGRVKGGLTVDIGIKAFLPGSQLEVRPVRNLDTYIGQPIEVRVIKLNKKRGNVVVSRKEILEEKQTAKRNETLEHLEEGTILTGTVKNLTDYGAFVDLGGIDGLLHITDMSWGRLTHPRDLVNVGDEIQVKVLKFDKDKQRVSLGFKQLTPDPWLDAVERYPVGARVRGRVLSVTDYGSFIELEQGIEGLVHVSEMTWSKRMKHPSKLVKPGDEVETVVISVNSTDRRISLGMKQLLENPWENLSGRYPAGTIVEGRVRNLTDFGAFIEIEDGIDGLVHVSNLSWTKRVKHPSEILKKGEKLRAVVLGVEPENRRLSLGIKQLQPDVWETFFAQHRVGDVVKGKVLRTAQFGAFVEIAEGVEGLCHVSEAADGNGNSIKLEAGQEHDFKIIKMNQDEKKVGLSIRAVGEEASRAEVESYKAPVSSSTTTLGDLMNWKRG
- a CDS encoding cupin, with product MNRRHFSSILGALGLLPIRSILAEGGSAGKRPSSPEQLHLTRNGWMPNNDRLPVLLYRSAFRISSGKDAAAFFEQIFTKNGWPPQWRNGVYDFHHYHSTAHEVLGFVAGHAQLMLGGENGLEISVEAGDVAVLPTGTGHCKISASPDFLVVGAYPPDQSWDICRAAPSAIAVDRMSRLPFPNSDPVEGARGPLIHLWRSV
- a CDS encoding rhomboid family intramembrane serine protease; its protein translation is MARIGSNTLAFPPFRGFIKRLVLANLAVFFVLLLLGAVNRSAAGFLSVLLSLTPSDVVHGQVWQLVTYSFIHHGILEVLFNLLSLWFIGSYLEEAKGSRWVTEIYFVAVVGGALLATLLSFAHIPRLVPIDMAAGAQAGIFGMLAAFAVLFGEQQFFLFPLPIGIKAKYLVIIYALVAIAGLFGGGSILPLVVYLSGGLLGFFYARRSSSRSISFATSERIFSLRNEYYRWKRRRAARKFEVYMRKHNRDVKFDHEGRYVDPDEAKNPNDRKWMN
- a CDS encoding HIT domain-containing protein, producing the protein MDHLWTPWRYAYVSAADGAERQGVPHELAAWPGDHHCVFCNMIAAVDYAELHGMPIAEAERAAGIVHRAGHTFLCLNAYPYASGHVMIVPYLHGSSLAALDRLISHEMMDLAQQTERLFADLYSPHGMNFGLNLGKAAGAGVAGHLHLHALPRWDGDTNFMTTTAETRVLPEALTITWERMRKAFLEPSVQKC
- a CDS encoding M20/M25/M40 family metallo-hydrolase encodes the protein MPVFSEDNSGNMDASGQPIVAAPGDPAIRQALKEISPTQIRQSIEKLVSFHNRNTLSSMDTNLASGQGVTAAADWIAAEFQRYSVACGGCLEVKRDSFTQQPEPPPQGRIPKPTTITNVYAILRGSDPSQAARMVLVTGHYDSRNTGPMETEAEAPGANDDASGVAVSLECARVLANMRAKGLKLPATLVFVAVAGEEQGLNGSLHLAEFAKSEGWQLEGVLNNDIVGGNTTPGETLQDKSAVRVFSEGIPATATPAEIKRIMGLGAESDSPSRELARSVVEVSRSYFATPSKDGSRAQSGASALQAFHPVLIFRRDRYLRGGDHTSFNQEGFAAVRFTEWREDYNHQHQDVRTEKGVEYGDLLKFVDYSYVANVARLNAATLATLASAPAPPQNVTIVTKNLDNNTTLHWAAGLGAPANTAYEVVWRETSAPLWQRSLEVAPQSAGILAVTLPVSKDNVIFGVRALDPAGHRSIAVTPVPER